One part of the Thermococcus litoralis DSM 5473 genome encodes these proteins:
- a CDS encoding DUF4139 domain-containing protein encodes MKRKIVGGVLVVFVLLAMIVFHQTKAEESHTALALYDSAKIGVVEKTIQVELKKGINEVPLEMLKGLQIDEVTLKPLDEKVKVLGVVGKELKGKDLVEANIGKEITIKLKSGETLSGKFLGYKDGKIAIQGDGYYLISQEEIAYIKMASIGEESTADVYAIVNAEEDGKYFFKLIYRVGGIGWSSRYKLYLGDKAEFYGYVVIDNPTNKSFENTDVLLVSGDVQFYQPPQIIMDRYYTLEAATKEVPQQPIQRIKLEAFYLYKLGTIDIEAFEKKLIPYIYQESKFTREYLYESYPYGGSQDVYEIISLETSEVLPRGVVEIYKEMEDKNVLIGEQMIDHTAKGDILRLKLGRDVDLKGKTEVLEEKHRERYSYYKIKVTVENFGKESREVIVRHYKWRGKILESSVSPIVETANYVEFKITVNPGEKEEIIFDYEVTY; translated from the coding sequence ATGAAGCGAAAAATTGTTGGAGGAGTTTTAGTGGTTTTTGTTCTTCTAGCCATGATTGTATTCCATCAAACGAAAGCTGAAGAGAGCCACACTGCACTTGCACTCTATGATTCAGCCAAGATTGGAGTTGTGGAAAAGACCATTCAAGTTGAGCTGAAGAAAGGCATAAATGAAGTTCCGCTGGAGATGCTTAAAGGACTCCAGATTGATGAGGTTACGCTGAAGCCTCTTGATGAGAAGGTTAAGGTTCTTGGAGTCGTAGGTAAAGAACTTAAAGGAAAAGATCTGGTTGAAGCCAATATTGGAAAAGAGATAACAATAAAACTGAAAAGCGGAGAAACACTAAGTGGAAAATTCCTGGGATACAAAGACGGGAAGATAGCAATCCAAGGAGATGGCTATTATTTGATAAGTCAGGAGGAAATAGCCTATATAAAGATGGCCTCAATCGGTGAAGAAAGTACCGCGGATGTTTATGCCATAGTAAACGCTGAGGAGGATGGAAAGTACTTCTTCAAGCTCATCTACCGGGTTGGAGGAATAGGCTGGAGCTCAAGGTACAAGCTTTACCTAGGAGATAAGGCGGAGTTTTATGGGTATGTGGTGATTGACAATCCTACCAACAAGAGCTTTGAAAACACTGACGTTCTTCTTGTTTCGGGAGATGTTCAGTTTTACCAGCCTCCTCAGATAATTATGGATAGATACTATACACTAGAGGCAGCTACAAAAGAAGTACCTCAGCAACCAATCCAGAGGATAAAATTGGAGGCTTTTTATCTCTACAAACTCGGAACTATTGACATTGAGGCATTTGAGAAAAAGCTCATCCCTTACATCTACCAGGAGAGCAAGTTTACGCGGGAATACCTCTATGAAAGCTATCCCTACGGTGGAAGTCAAGATGTTTATGAGATTATCTCCCTAGAGACAAGTGAAGTCCTGCCCAGAGGTGTTGTGGAAATTTACAAAGAAATGGAAGACAAGAACGTATTAATTGGAGAACAAATGATAGACCACACTGCGAAAGGCGACATTTTGAGGCTTAAATTAGGCAGAGATGTGGACTTAAAAGGAAAAACGGAAGTGCTGGAAGAAAAGCACAGGGAAAGATATTCTTACTATAAAATCAAAGTCACGGTGGAAAACTTCGGCAAAGAGAGCAGGGAAGTGATTGTCAGACACTACAAGTGGCGTGGAAAAATCTTGGAAAGCTCAGTGAGCCCAATAGTAGAGACAGCCAACTACGTGGAATTCAAAATAACGGTTAATCCGGGAGAAAAGGAAGAAATAATTTTCGATTATGAGGTGACCTATTAA
- a CDS encoding acetate--CoA ligase family protein: MDRVAKAREIIEKAKAENRPLVEPEAKEILKLYGIPVPDFKVARNEEEAVQFAREIGYPVVMKIVSPQIIHKSDAGGVKINIKNDEEAREAFRTIMENAKNYKPDADLWGVIVYKMLPLGKEVIVGMIRDPQFGPAVMFGLGGIFVEILKDVSFRVAPISKDEALEMIKEIKAYPILAGARGEKPVDIDALADIIVKVGELALELPEIKELDINPIFAYEDSAVAVDARMLL, encoded by the coding sequence ATGGATAGAGTTGCAAAAGCTAGGGAAATAATCGAAAAGGCAAAAGCTGAGAACAGACCACTTGTGGAACCGGAGGCAAAGGAAATTCTTAAGCTTTACGGCATTCCAGTTCCAGATTTTAAGGTTGCAAGAAACGAGGAAGAGGCTGTTCAATTCGCAAGGGAAATAGGCTATCCAGTTGTTATGAAGATAGTTTCTCCACAAATTATCCACAAGAGCGACGCTGGTGGTGTTAAGATCAACATAAAGAACGACGAAGAGGCTAGAGAAGCTTTCAGAACTATTATGGAGAACGCCAAAAACTACAAGCCCGATGCAGATCTTTGGGGAGTTATAGTGTACAAGATGCTCCCTCTTGGCAAGGAAGTTATCGTTGGTATGATAAGAGACCCACAATTTGGACCCGCAGTAATGTTTGGTCTCGGTGGAATATTTGTCGAGATTCTCAAGGATGTGAGCTTTAGGGTTGCTCCAATAAGCAAAGACGAAGCCCTTGAGATGATCAAAGAAATAAAGGCTTACCCAATCCTTGCCGGAGCAAGAGGAGAAAAGCCAGTTGACATCGATGCCCTTGCGGATATAATCGTCAAAGTTGGAGAATTAGCCTTGGAGCTTCCAGAGATCAAGGAGCTTGACATAAACCCCATCTTCGCTTACGAAGACAGTGCAGTTGCAGTTGATGCTAGAATGCTCCTTTGA
- a CDS encoding GTP cyclohydrolase IV, translating into MFETQEEIPEIKERLHRVGITNLRTIARINWKGKLYTFIPTFEITIDVPEEKKGIHMSRLVESITETMSEAVEEEVKEAHTSLEELGLAVIKRLEGKHPHKRAEVWIKTQLIMERKTPASKKISLETYDVEVGVIKEPGQIEKVLRVKVIGNTACPHAMANNQGKTHIQRAVATLEIRTDYNEEIALEDMIDVVESSFSSPTYTLLKTIDENAVVQNMYSNPKFVEDVAREIIFKAKQKFKGKIHVKVVSHESIHKHDVIAETWY; encoded by the coding sequence ATGTTTGAGACTCAAGAAGAGATTCCAGAGATCAAAGAGAGACTTCACAGAGTTGGCATAACAAACTTGAGAACAATAGCGAGAATAAACTGGAAAGGTAAGCTTTACACCTTTATCCCAACATTTGAGATAACGATAGACGTTCCTGAGGAAAAGAAAGGCATTCACATGAGCAGGCTTGTTGAAAGCATCACCGAAACAATGAGTGAGGCCGTTGAGGAGGAAGTGAAAGAAGCACACACTTCTCTTGAAGAACTTGGTCTCGCGGTGATAAAGAGGTTGGAAGGAAAGCATCCCCATAAGAGGGCTGAAGTGTGGATTAAAACACAGCTTATCATGGAGAGAAAAACACCTGCCAGCAAAAAAATCAGCCTTGAGACGTATGATGTTGAGGTTGGGGTAATAAAAGAGCCCGGGCAAATTGAGAAAGTTTTGAGGGTTAAGGTAATTGGAAACACCGCTTGTCCACACGCGATGGCCAACAATCAAGGGAAAACCCACATCCAGAGAGCAGTTGCGACACTCGAAATAAGAACAGACTACAATGAGGAAATAGCCCTAGAAGATATGATAGATGTGGTAGAGAGTTCTTTTAGCTCCCCGACATATACCTTATTGAAGACCATTGATGAGAACGCAGTTGTTCAAAATATGTACTCAAATCCAAAATTCGTGGAAGATGTTGCGAGAGAAATAATATTCAAAGCAAAGCAGAAATTTAAGGGCAAAATCCACGTAAAGGTTGTAAGTCATGAAAGCATACACAAGCATGACGTTATAGCTGAAACCTGGTATTGA
- a CDS encoding DUF4129 domain-containing protein, with product MRQILPFLLMLLLFAVLFRATVEHGQSTFNIEVIYILWAALFFGLLAYSVWFLFEKGIPLQSVKKRKRTKGDYLRELVIILAIVIALRALFSRRVEPYRGVQAPIIKYPKFSFFNDTFKITYEPLPGYAYLAPIFVFALILVFLFITRRRKPEKLEIAKFDPEIAFDSIEGSPEERIIKMYKNVVAGLIRKGYPYQKSWTHWEHEDKLRDIFEDLEDLDKLTRVFEKAKYGYRLNREDITVAKESYEKLMRFLR from the coding sequence ATGAGGCAAATACTGCCATTTTTGCTTATGTTGTTGCTCTTTGCCGTGCTCTTTAGGGCTACTGTGGAACATGGACAAAGCACCTTCAATATCGAGGTGATTTACATCCTGTGGGCGGCACTATTTTTTGGACTTCTTGCCTATTCAGTATGGTTTCTTTTCGAGAAAGGCATCCCCCTGCAGTCAGTTAAAAAAAGAAAGCGAACAAAAGGAGATTATCTCCGAGAGCTTGTAATTATTCTGGCGATTGTGATAGCGCTGAGGGCTCTTTTCAGCAGGAGGGTTGAGCCTTATAGGGGCGTTCAAGCGCCTATAATAAAATACCCGAAGTTCAGCTTCTTTAATGATACTTTCAAAATAACCTATGAACCCCTTCCAGGCTATGCTTATCTTGCCCCAATTTTTGTTTTTGCCCTTATCCTCGTTTTTCTTTTTATAACTAGAAGAAGGAAACCAGAAAAACTTGAGATTGCCAAATTTGATCCTGAGATAGCTTTTGATTCAATTGAAGGAAGTCCCGAGGAAAGAATAATCAAAATGTACAAAAACGTCGTTGCGGGGTTAATAAGGAAAGGTTATCCTTATCAAAAAAGCTGGACCCACTGGGAGCATGAGGACAAGCTAAGGGATATTTTTGAGGATCTGGAGGATTTGGATAAACTTACCCGCGTGTTTGAGAAAGCAAAATACGGGTATCGACTCAACAGGGAGGATATTACTGTAGCAAAAGAAAGTTACGAGAAGCTTATGAGATTTTTGAGATAA
- a CDS encoding DUF1699 family protein encodes MRVEIKARNNDELLRKIEEKLNRDVTEVYINLRPTKIILVKILERAPNVKVIGCPPSLYPKVSKKIIKALNQMGIKLVPMNHARGRPKKYDPATLKLIEELIKSGKTPREISEELNIPLRTVYYIINGR; translated from the coding sequence ATGAGGGTTGAGATAAAGGCGAGAAATAATGATGAGCTCTTGAGAAAAATAGAGGAGAAGCTTAATAGGGATGTTACTGAGGTTTACATAAATCTCAGACCAACCAAGATAATCCTTGTGAAGATACTTGAGAGGGCTCCAAATGTGAAAGTCATCGGATGCCCTCCGAGTTTGTATCCAAAAGTTTCCAAAAAAATCATTAAAGCACTTAACCAAATGGGAATTAAGCTTGTCCCTATGAACCACGCCCGAGGAAGACCTAAAAAGTATGATCCGGCTACATTAAAGCTTATTGAAGAGCTCATTAAAAGCGGAAAAACACCTAGGGAGATAAGTGAAGAACTTAACATTCCTCTGAGGACCGTCTACTACATAATAAACGGGCGGTAG
- a CDS encoding DUF530 family protein yields the protein MTTTEELIAQINRVLDDIKINMGRLFENFDPLYLAFNLNRNLAFLKDLEEELSRRVGETLSYTMSSKRERDPHIRRILLRNHYRMLTLERLRTAITAHKMALATIESNYTFYKGKKIVEVKDITNKEELGSIRISEKPIKLGRVEILPHLAYSGDVLRILGQKSNKTRDTFKEIKSKLKEKGQVQRKGMRIEVEYWQGGRLKKERVELPVDADIDGELKKRFGRKFRWRLLTYVKTKGVLINSHYTIDNLSLAYASLYPEDGAKILALDLFRYYYITSEKERETIGLYPQIRPCIDCHYSIFDLPFMDEPEFRTGFGSMLIIKKCEIETLLSGRRSEISNIPNYLLGGVILYGVSPFDEEKVSKLLGIDEEELKEAIEKFVLSGLHMALFEDTSKFEKFMPKSDKAKQFLELLQG from the coding sequence ATGACGACAACTGAGGAGCTTATAGCACAGATAAATAGGGTTTTGGACGATATAAAAATAAACATGGGCAGGTTATTTGAGAATTTCGACCCTCTTTATTTAGCTTTTAATTTAAACCGCAATCTTGCCTTCCTTAAAGATTTGGAAGAAGAACTTTCCCGTAGAGTTGGTGAGACGCTCTCTTATACAATGTCAAGTAAAAGGGAACGAGATCCCCATATCAGAAGAATTCTGCTGAGAAATCACTACCGCATGCTAACCCTTGAACGGCTTAGAACGGCAATAACAGCCCATAAAATGGCCCTTGCTACAATAGAATCCAATTATACCTTTTACAAAGGGAAGAAAATTGTTGAAGTTAAAGACATCACTAACAAGGAAGAACTCGGCTCAATAAGAATCTCTGAAAAGCCCATTAAGCTTGGAAGAGTGGAGATATTGCCTCATTTGGCTTACTCAGGTGATGTTCTTAGAATCCTGGGGCAAAAGAGCAACAAAACTAGAGATACTTTTAAGGAGATAAAGTCCAAGCTCAAGGAAAAAGGTCAGGTTCAAAGAAAGGGGATGAGAATAGAGGTGGAGTACTGGCAGGGAGGAAGGTTAAAGAAAGAGAGAGTTGAGCTCCCTGTAGATGCCGATATAGACGGGGAACTCAAGAAGCGCTTTGGTCGAAAATTCAGATGGAGGCTCTTAACATATGTGAAAACTAAGGGAGTTCTGATAAACAGTCACTACACCATAGACAACCTATCACTCGCCTATGCTTCCTTATATCCCGAAGACGGGGCTAAAATTCTTGCCTTAGATTTATTCAGATATTACTACATAACCTCTGAAAAAGAGAGAGAAACTATTGGCCTATATCCCCAAATAAGGCCCTGTATAGATTGCCATTACTCAATCTTCGATCTGCCGTTTATGGATGAGCCAGAGTTCCGTACTGGATTTGGCAGTATGCTTATTATTAAAAAATGTGAAATTGAGACTCTCTTAAGCGGGAGGAGGAGCGAGATTTCGAACATCCCCAACTACCTTTTGGGCGGGGTTATTCTGTATGGAGTTAGCCCCTTTGATGAAGAAAAAGTGAGCAAGCTACTTGGGATAGATGAAGAAGAACTCAAAGAAGCTATAGAGAAGTTTGTACTCTCTGGCTTACACATGGCGCTATTTGAGGATACAAGCAAATTTGAGAAGTTTATGCCAAAGAGTGATAAGGCAAAACAATTTTTGGAGCTCCTCCAAGGGTGA
- a CDS encoding DNA topoisomerase IV subunit A, with amino-acid sequence MLKREKPKERFSYDPRKVLQKLEEFGKEVLEEIKAGRNPFIDVPTRGLSNVYFDEKDRLIKMGNKTSRRYLFHVAHARKFMQTLLIAAYIKRLVAEGKHASLREAYYANKHTIPGTKENTFEDQSESDPIIEDLERMFGVLREEMHITADRRGYVYGDIVIKDGEDEFNASKLGMGGWAVPGTVEHIEFPEINVDYVLVVETAAMADRLIEEKYPKKEKALIVATQGQASRGVRRLIHRLHYEEGLPIIVFTDGDPYGWYIYSTIKQGSINLAYLSEKLATPEAKFVGMTMDDIKKYGLENVTEKLKGIPPNKKGGPTGDYKRIIEEMNYPWFQNKEWQRQLKLALKWGVRIEQQALANKSLEFVARRYLPEKIANEELLP; translated from the coding sequence ATGCTTAAACGTGAAAAGCCTAAGGAACGCTTCAGCTACGATCCTAGAAAAGTCCTTCAAAAGCTTGAGGAATTCGGAAAAGAAGTTCTCGAAGAAATAAAAGCAGGCAGAAATCCCTTTATAGATGTTCCTACAAGAGGCCTCAGCAACGTTTATTTCGATGAAAAAGATCGCTTAATTAAAATGGGTAACAAGACCTCAAGGAGGTACCTCTTCCACGTTGCCCATGCTAGGAAATTTATGCAGACGCTCTTGATAGCGGCATACATAAAGAGATTGGTCGCTGAGGGTAAGCACGCAAGCTTGAGAGAAGCCTATTATGCAAACAAACACACAATCCCCGGTACGAAGGAAAACACCTTCGAAGATCAGAGCGAGAGCGATCCCATAATAGAGGACCTGGAGAGAATGTTCGGTGTTTTGAGAGAGGAAATGCACATAACTGCGGACAGAAGGGGATATGTTTACGGTGATATCGTTATTAAGGACGGAGAAGATGAGTTCAACGCTTCAAAGCTCGGTATGGGTGGATGGGCAGTCCCCGGAACCGTGGAGCATATAGAGTTCCCAGAAATTAATGTAGATTACGTTCTTGTAGTAGAGACTGCCGCTATGGCGGACAGGCTTATAGAAGAAAAGTATCCAAAGAAAGAGAAAGCCCTCATAGTTGCCACCCAGGGACAGGCTTCAAGAGGCGTTAGAAGGCTCATTCACAGGCTTCACTACGAGGAAGGTTTGCCGATAATTGTCTTTACTGATGGTGACCCTTATGGATGGTACATCTACTCTACAATCAAGCAGGGATCAATAAACCTCGCTTATCTCAGTGAAAAGCTTGCAACGCCAGAGGCAAAGTTCGTTGGCATGACGATGGACGACATCAAGAAATACGGTCTTGAAAACGTTACAGAAAAGCTCAAGGGAATTCCGCCAAACAAGAAAGGTGGTCCAACCGGGGATTACAAGCGTATTATAGAGGAGATGAACTACCCGTGGTTCCAGAACAAGGAATGGCAGAGACAGCTTAAATTGGCACTCAAGTGGGGAGTTAGGATTGAACAGCAGGCTCTGGCAAACAAGAGTTTGGAGTTCGTTGCGAGAAGATATCTCCCCGAAAAAATTGCCAATGAGGAACTCCTGCCATGA
- the top6B gene encoding DNA topoisomerase VI subunit B, translating into MANSEANKLFKEFKIQSVSEFFRRNAAMLGYTGKLRSFTTLIHEAVTNSLDACEEAGILPYVRVEIEELGNEHYKIIVEDNGPGIPEKFIAHVFGKMLAGTKAHRNIQSRGQQGIGISGAVMFAQITSGKATRVITSTGGDEIIEAWVGIDVEKNEGKIFKKIKHPNPTGWRGTRIEMEVKEVRYIRSKQGPYWYLKLTAIANPHAHIELIEPDGKLIVFPRSSEEVPEPPEEMKPHPKGVMTDDVYRMARRTTRTTVRTFLIGEFSRISDKKIDELVKYITALRLIKEEEEQNVREQLLKRLAEGEVDRIIASFGRRGKKVLREVRKIMEKSPDKLTWHEAEEIVEAFKYMTFLAPPTHGLRPIGEENIEKGLLGILKPEFVTAVTRPPKVYRGGIPFQVEVGLAFGGELSSGFDLLRYANRVPLLFDAGSCVITSAARNIDWKRYRVDDLERTPLVLLVNVISVHVPYTSTGKQSVASEEEIYEEIRLAVMEVARRLAKYLGGKHRKLYQVKRRKTFEKYVPEISRALSILTGEPEGTIKTLLIKIIEKKFETIEEKPLEAEENA; encoded by the coding sequence ATGGCGAATTCTGAAGCAAACAAGCTGTTTAAAGAGTTTAAAATCCAGAGTGTCAGTGAGTTCTTTAGAAGAAATGCCGCAATGCTTGGCTATACTGGAAAACTGCGCTCCTTTACAACTCTTATCCACGAAGCGGTAACAAATTCTTTGGACGCTTGTGAGGAAGCTGGTATCCTGCCTTACGTTAGAGTCGAGATAGAAGAACTTGGAAATGAGCACTATAAAATAATCGTTGAAGACAACGGCCCTGGAATTCCAGAAAAGTTCATAGCACATGTCTTTGGTAAAATGCTTGCTGGTACAAAGGCTCATAGAAATATTCAAAGCAGGGGTCAGCAGGGTATTGGTATTAGCGGTGCCGTAATGTTTGCTCAAATCACCAGTGGAAAAGCCACCAGAGTTATAACCTCCACTGGTGGTGATGAGATAATAGAAGCTTGGGTCGGCATAGATGTGGAAAAGAACGAAGGAAAAATTTTCAAAAAGATAAAACACCCCAACCCTACGGGATGGAGGGGAACGAGAATAGAAATGGAAGTTAAGGAAGTTCGTTACATCCGCTCCAAGCAGGGCCCTTACTGGTATCTTAAGCTTACCGCGATAGCCAATCCTCATGCCCATATTGAACTTATAGAGCCTGATGGAAAGTTGATAGTCTTTCCGAGAAGCAGTGAAGAAGTTCCAGAGCCTCCGGAGGAGATGAAACCCCACCCAAAGGGAGTAATGACGGATGACGTTTACAGAATGGCCAGAAGAACGACAAGAACAACAGTGAGGACTTTTCTTATAGGAGAGTTTTCAAGAATAAGCGACAAAAAAATAGACGAGCTTGTAAAATATATAACCGCATTGAGGCTTATAAAGGAAGAAGAGGAGCAGAATGTCAGGGAACAACTCTTAAAAAGGCTCGCTGAGGGAGAGGTTGATAGAATAATCGCAAGTTTTGGAAGAAGAGGTAAAAAAGTTCTCAGAGAAGTCAGAAAAATTATGGAAAAGTCTCCGGATAAGCTCACTTGGCACGAGGCTGAAGAGATTGTAGAGGCGTTTAAGTACATGACATTTTTAGCTCCCCCAACCCATGGATTAAGACCAATTGGAGAAGAGAACATAGAAAAAGGACTTTTAGGAATTTTAAAGCCGGAGTTCGTAACCGCTGTAACAAGACCTCCCAAAGTCTATCGTGGTGGAATTCCTTTCCAAGTAGAGGTGGGCTTGGCATTTGGGGGAGAGCTGAGCAGTGGTTTTGATCTCCTTAGATACGCTAACAGGGTTCCTCTGCTCTTTGATGCCGGTTCGTGTGTTATAACCTCCGCGGCAAGAAATATCGATTGGAAGAGATATAGAGTGGATGATCTCGAAAGGACACCGCTGGTACTTTTGGTTAACGTAATCAGTGTGCACGTTCCCTACACCTCTACAGGAAAGCAAAGCGTCGCCAGTGAAGAGGAGATATACGAAGAAATAAGACTTGCTGTAATGGAAGTTGCGAGAAGACTTGCTAAATATCTAGGAGGAAAACACCGCAAGCTCTATCAGGTGAAAAGAAGGAAGACGTTTGAGAAGTATGTTCCAGAGATAAGTAGGGCTTTGAGCATTCTAACCGGAGAGCCTGAAGGCACAATAAAAACCCTTCTGATAAAGATTATTGAAAAGAAATTTGAAACCATAGAAGAAAAGCCACTGGAGGCTGAGGAGAATGCTTAA
- a CDS encoding KH domain-containing protein, whose protein sequence is MDEFEEKLKKYEYVDKEGEKRESFEIEEFEALGEQEEFVRIPKERIGVVIGKKGETKKKIEEATKTKIEVDSQTGEVFITSTEKTDDPLAVWKARDIVLAIGRGFSPERAFRLLNEGEVLEVVDLTDVVVGNEKNALPRVRGRIIGRKGRTREIIEEMSGTDISVYGKTVAIIGNPIQVQIAKTAIEKLAKGSPHGTVYKYLERRKKDLELEGGMYYGEF, encoded by the coding sequence ATGGATGAGTTTGAAGAGAAGCTGAAAAAGTATGAGTATGTAGACAAAGAGGGAGAAAAAAGGGAGTCCTTTGAAATTGAAGAGTTTGAGGCCCTAGGCGAGCAGGAAGAGTTTGTGAGAATTCCTAAAGAGAGAATTGGAGTGGTTATAGGGAAAAAGGGCGAGACAAAGAAAAAGATTGAAGAGGCGACAAAAACCAAGATAGAGGTAGACAGTCAAACAGGGGAGGTATTTATCACTTCCACAGAAAAAACTGACGATCCTTTGGCAGTGTGGAAGGCGAGAGATATTGTGTTGGCTATTGGAAGGGGCTTCTCTCCAGAGAGGGCATTCAGACTGCTTAACGAAGGTGAGGTTCTTGAAGTCGTTGACCTGACAGATGTTGTTGTAGGGAATGAGAAGAATGCCCTTCCAAGGGTTAGAGGGAGAATAATTGGTAGAAAGGGTAGAACGAGGGAGATAATCGAAGAAATGAGTGGGACGGACATAAGTGTCTATGGAAAGACCGTTGCTATCATTGGAAATCCAATTCAAGTCCAAATAGCCAAAACGGCTATTGAAAAGCTCGCCAAAGGTTCCCCCCACGGAACCGTTTACAAATATCTTGAAAGAAGAAAAAAGGATTTAGAGCTTGAGGGAGGCATGTATTATGGCGAATTCTGA
- a CDS encoding serine protein kinase RIO, which produces MKIQDIDREISQILGLEERREKDSELYKVFSEVFDRTTVNTLSYFHRKGNIEKLLGVISTGKEANVFRGIDVDGNPIAVKIYRTYTTEFRRIWEYLAADPRIGYLPKDIRKLVFVWTRREFKNLQRAMKYAVRAPEPIAFSNNVLIMEFIGDEYPAPRLKDVEKELTKKEFEELYNFAMDSIEKLWKRGDMVHGDLSEYNILIWDKPVIIDWSQATVKRNRMALSLLYRDLRNVINYFAKKGVAVDNLEEKFRELAGD; this is translated from the coding sequence ATGAAAATCCAAGACATAGATAGAGAGATATCACAGATTCTGGGATTAGAAGAGCGTAGGGAAAAGGATAGTGAACTCTATAAAGTGTTTAGTGAGGTATTTGACAGGACAACTGTTAACACCCTTTCCTACTTTCATCGAAAGGGAAATATAGAAAAACTGCTTGGTGTGATTTCAACGGGAAAAGAGGCGAATGTGTTTAGGGGTATCGATGTCGATGGCAATCCTATTGCTGTTAAAATCTATCGCACCTATACAACTGAATTTAGGAGAATATGGGAGTATTTAGCAGCGGATCCAAGAATTGGCTATCTACCAAAAGACATCAGAAAGCTGGTCTTTGTATGGACTAGGAGGGAATTTAAAAATCTCCAGAGGGCAATGAAATACGCTGTTAGGGCTCCAGAGCCAATAGCATTCAGCAATAACGTTCTCATAATGGAGTTCATCGGGGATGAATACCCCGCTCCAAGATTAAAAGACGTGGAAAAAGAACTCACTAAAAAAGAATTTGAAGAGCTCTATAACTTTGCCATGGATTCAATTGAAAAGCTCTGGAAAAGAGGAGATATGGTTCACGGTGATCTCAGTGAGTATAACATCCTAATCTGGGATAAGCCAGTAATAATTGACTGGTCTCAGGCAACGGTGAAGAGGAATAGAATGGCGCTCTCACTGCTCTATCGTGATTTAAGAAATGTCATCAATTACTTCGCTAAAAAGGGAGTGGCGGTTGATAATCTTGAGGAAAAGTTTAGAGAGCTAGCTGGTGATTGA
- the eif1A gene encoding translation initiation factor eIF-1A, which produces MFMPRNDKNRTVEGEEVIRVPLPKDNQVFGIVEQALGSGWMDVRCSDGKVRRCRIPGKLRRRMWIRVGDVVIVQPWEVQSDERGDIVYRYTKTQVDWLIRKNKITQNFLTGGLTL; this is translated from the coding sequence ATGTTCATGCCAAGAAACGATAAAAATAGAACTGTTGAAGGGGAGGAAGTCATTAGAGTTCCCCTCCCAAAGGATAACCAAGTGTTCGGAATAGTAGAGCAGGCTCTAGGCTCAGGATGGATGGATGTTAGATGCTCAGATGGAAAGGTTAGAAGGTGCAGAATACCGGGGAAGCTGAGAAGGAGAATGTGGATTAGAGTTGGGGATGTGGTTATAGTCCAACCCTGGGAAGTGCAAAGCGACGAAAGGGGAGACATAGTTTATCGCTATACAAAGACCCAAGTCGACTGGCTTATCAGGAAGAACAAGATCACCCAGAATTTCCTTACCGGCGGCTTAACTCTGTGA